ttagagaaatatgttggtccatctaattatataataagttttttattaaactaacaatatatTCAACATTAAtgtaatttattatttccttaaataaaatttacggaattgtctaatgtaggtaaagtatatatggcaattaatgattttgaataataaagatttgataaaaaaaaatagtgtatcttctatcatatttgtttaattttaaactactaaataaattaaacaaccacaataaccatataataaaaatttagatttttatgtatatgttatattttaaatttttacaaacggctataaattactaaaattgttaagagtctcacattcaaattttatgatccatagtttaaaaattttgttatgacaaaatacaaatgattacaaaaattatataagtaaaaagtctaatttaattaattattaagattaatatatatatcattttaaattaaactataaaccatataaaatacaatattttagtttcaaaatttactttgaacaatttttttgataaaagtcttgaacgatcattgacaacttatttttttaaaaaaattataaattactaaaaatattaatcccacaatgaaaattttgttatcagtaatttaaatttttttctataaaagatataaatgttttttctataaaagatataaatgatcgaaaaactatatgagtagaaatcatcatttaatagacattaatattaaaatatactaaaatatattatttatgttagtatcatttaaatttaattacatatcctatcaaatataaaaaaaaatattttttagattaataaaattaatttatatgttcgcaccaatttaattatatatttaatagttactgaactttaattatttaatatatattaattatttcataatatgtaaaaatatttaatacataaaataatttatatatataatgctgatcccgcgcaaggcgcggatcttaacctagtttaaGATTAAAGTATATgtaattttaacaatttttgaCAGGGTGTACAGGACGATGGAAAAGCTCACTTGACAACTTCGACGTGCCCCATCCGCGCTGAAGAACAAAGAGGCGATTTACCATTGTTTTTAGCCATCTTAGGAAAATGAGAATTACCCTCACATGCTTGGATAGCCTTTTTATGCAATGCATtgcacacacaaaaaaatctGTTTTCGTGGCCAGAACCGAAAACGTCAAAGAGATCTTCAATGTGTCTGCAAGCACATCCAAGGTATGTGTCAAAGCAAGTTATACGATAAAACAAAGTTCTAGAGTTTCCATTGGATACATCTGAATGTTCCTTTACCGAGATGACTTTTTTAACTGCGACGTGGAAGGGATCAATACCGTTCTTAGCTGCAATTGATGCGGTTTCAAGGTCCATATGCTTCAACATCTCTGGAATAACTTATGAATGCCCATTTTCTGCTGCAGCATAAAGAGGAGTCTCTCCTTCAATATTCTGTGAATTCTTTGGATCAAGCGCATTGTTCTCATTCTCAGCTGTAGGCATCACTAAGCTTTTCAGATGTTCTTTTAGAGTAGTACTTGCTGAACGGCAACAAACAGGTTCTCCCCGACCGTGGCGGTCGCGGCCAGCGCTTGTAATCTCGCCTGCTTAATACAAACAAACTAAGCATTCTgggaataaaataaatattaggaATCTGTATTTCAAGCAACTGACCGACACATTTGTGAATTATGTAGTCAATGGAAAACCGCGAGAGAACTTCGAAGTTGTAGCACCCCAGCGAAGAAGGAGGTCTTCGGCGGTCTGCTCCACATTCTACACAACAGCTTCCGGACGACAGTCGTGCGACCTCTTTATACATACTGCACTTGCCGGggaaaaaataaacagaaaagGAAGTCTCAGGAAGAGATCTAGAAAAGGCCCATttatctaatttaaaaaaactttgacggaaaaaaaaaacagtgatgACTGGTCGACACACTGGATATGTCTACCTCCGACAGGATGCTCCGGAAACATTTTCTACTGGGTTATATGGTCGCTATGGACAACACGAAACCACCTCCTGTTCGAATCAAGACACATATCACAATCAGAGGTCGTAACAAAAGCTCTCGTAGGAGCTAAGGAATGGATTGCAGCCCAATTGAACTCCGATACATCAAACAACAGCACAAAGGTACCGGATCTACCTCTACTACCAGCCATGCCTGAGGAGACGACCCTTTGCAAAACGGATGCGGCTTGGAACCCGAGCTCCAGGGAAGCAGGCCTCGGATGGATCTTCTCAACTCACGAAACCTCAACATTTCAAGGATCGCAATTTCAAACCCATGTTCAATCAGCTATCGCAGCGGAAGCTCTAGCGGTTCGAGCAGCACTAACACACGCCATTCATCTTGGCGTCATAAAGATCTGGCTCCGGTCAGATTCACTGGGGCTCATCAGAGCCATCGCTTCGGTTAGTAAACCAAAGAATCTTCACGGAATTCTTCTGGATATTGAAGCTCTATCgtcctctttttctttctgCTGTTTTTCTTTTACTCCAAGGGAGTCTAATGGGTTTGCAGACTCTGTTGCAAAGGCTTCTCTATGTAATATGAACCCTCTTGGGCCTGGGCCTAGGAACGACTCTTTCTCTGCTTTATGGAAATttagttgatcaaaaaaaaaaacagtgatgAATAAAGACTAGACTTTTGTAAAATTCCAATCAAATTTTTTCATGTTAATATTCCATCTGTCTCAGTTCATTGATTACAGAGAGTTAAAGAATGAAGAGAAGTGGTTGTTCTTGTGCCTTCTCTAGCCAGTCTCCTCCTGTAAAGcattcaccaacaatagaatgaGCAAAGCTTCAGTTTCTAAGCTTTGGACCGGTAACTAGCAGCATTCCTTCTCGCGCAGCACCCCACAAAGTACACCATTGACTGTTGTTTGGAagagatttttttgtattagTAATTTCCTTAAAAGACCAAAAACTTTACAAATGTGAGAAGAAAAACCTTGGATCTTTTGTGTTAGTAACGTCTTACCAAGACAAGGAACAGAACCACGTTGAACATCGCAACAAGTCTCCACTCGGTTTTCATGTACTGAGCTACTCCAGCTCTGCAGTTATTAATTAAATGGAAAGAATAATTAGTTCCCATCTGAAAACTAATGACACAACTGTATagaattagtttttttcttaggGAAGTTGAATAGCTCTACTTGCAAGAATCACAGTTGTAGCACTTGACTGTCCTCAAATTCTTGTAAAGCTTACAATCTTTGTTAGAACTTATTGAATGAAAGCTCAGGTCATAGTAAGAGCCATTCACCGCAGGATAACCACACCTttgcagcagcaacaacaaacACAACAACATTGAGACAGTTAGTTCAACAGATATAGAAACATCAATAAACAACAAGAAGAGTGTCAGTTATATATTTGGAAAGGTATAGAAACATGGATAAAGAATATACTCAGATGGTGGTCGACAGCATCCAGCTTCTATTGGGGTTAACTCTGCAGACTTCAACTGTTTGATGGTCTGAACACACAACAGAAAATCAACAACACTAAACAGATTATCAGGGCCAAAAAGGAATTTAATTAAGCGGAAAGGTACTAGACCTTGTATTTCTTTGAAAGCTTCCTGCATTGCTCGGATTTAACAAGACAGCTCTTGAGTCTTTTCCAGTTATCGGTGTTGTTAAGCTGAAACATAAACAAGAGttagaaaagaaaggagaagaaaaagaaccattcttgtttaaattataataattaccTGTTTTAGAAACCAAGAGCTGTAATCATTCAGCTTATACTCCTTGTACCTATGATTATATGCAGAAAGATTCAAGATCTCTGCATCAGAATAGGTATGTGAcacatggaagaagaagaataggTTACACACTAACCTTAAACCAGGATTGGTATGTCCAGACCCATTGTTTGTTACAATGAACCTGTAAAACAGAACAAAGAATGAGAATTCTTCAAGTAGATCTTCAACAGCTAAAAAGTTTTGTTGAATAACGTTTAGGAAGATGAGACTTACGCTAAGACTGTAAAGACAAGAATCGCTACCAAGACGATCAGGAGCACAACAAGATACTTCAAAGGAGAAATCATCATGTCAAGGAAGATCCACATCCAAAGAGAACATGGTAAGTCAAGAAACAGCAAAGAGAAGATGGTAAGTGAAGGATACAATCCAAAGAAGCGCCACACTTCTCTTGCACGCGCCAAGAAACCCGATTATGGATCTGaagaaaatatattcaaatcagaGAACATTTAAGTAAGAGACTACATAATTAAGAACCGTTGTTGTGTAGTGTAAACTCACATCAAGAAGATGAAACCACCGAGGGCTAAGACAGGAAAGGTAAGAGACCTTCTGCATCCATCATTGTGTGTACTCATCCACACCCCAAATATTATCACTGCCCCAGCCAATAGCTTCAACCACAAAACATTGTAATACACAAGACATTACTATAGAGTTTCAGAAACAAGCAAACACTAACAGGTCGAAACTTTCACACATTATGACAACTCAAGCAGTGGAATTTCACTAGGAATCTTCATAAGACAGTAAGTTGTACGGAAACCAAG
This genomic stretch from Brassica napus cultivar Da-Ae chromosome C9, Da-Ae, whole genome shotgun sequence harbors:
- the LOC106450959 gene encoding tetraspanin-10, whose translation is MGMGTSTFVIRWVNLLTMLLAGAVIIFGVWMSTHNDGCRRSLTFPVLALGGFIFLISIIGFLGACKRSVALLWIYLVVLLIVLVAILVFTVLAFIVTNNGSGHTNPGLRYKEYKLNDYSSWFLKQLNNTDNWKRLKSCLVKSEQCRKLSKKYKTIKQLKSAELTPIEAGCCRPPSECGYPAVNGSYYDLSFHSISSNKDCKLYKNLRTVKCYNCDSCKAGVAQYMKTEWRLVAMFNVVLFLVLSMVYFVGCCARRNAASYRSKA